A section of the Suncus etruscus isolate mSunEtr1 chromosome X, mSunEtr1.pri.cur, whole genome shotgun sequence genome encodes:
- the ARMCX3 gene encoding armadillo repeat-containing X-linked protein 3: protein MGYARKVAWVTAGLVIGAGACYCIYRLTRKRKWNEEKMADGGSGDMDDAGDCPGVRYNDWSDEDDDNSENKGIVWYPPWARIGTEAGTRARARARARATRARRAVQKRASPNSDDTILSPQELQKVLCLVEMSEKPYILEAALIALGNNAAYAFNRDVIRDLGGLPIVAKILNTRDPIVKEKALIVLNNLSVNAENQRRLKIYMNQVCDDTVTSRLNSSVQLAGLRLLTNMTVTNEYQHMLANSISDFFRLFSTGNEETKFQVLKLLLNLSENPAMLRELLRAQVPSSLGSLFNKKDNKEVILKLLVVFDNIIDHFKWEENELTLNQFSEGSLFLFLKEFQVCADKILGTESHHDFLVKVKIGKFMTKVAKEMISKIQE, encoded by the coding sequence ATGGGCTACGCCAGGAAAGTAGCCTGGGTGACTGCAGGACTAGTGATTGGTGCTGGGGCCTGCTATTGCATTTATAGACTGACCAGGAAAAGAAAGTGGAACGAGGAGAAAATGGCTGATGGAGGATCTGGGGATAtggatgatgctggggattgtccTGGAGTCAGGTACAATGACTGGTCTGACGAGGACGATGATAATAGCGAGAATAAAGGTATAGTGTGGTACCCACCTTGGGCCCGGATTGGGACTGAGGCTGGAACCAGAGCTAgggccagggccagggccagggctACTCGGGCTCGTAGAGCTGTCCAGAAACGAGCTTCTCCCAATTCAGATGATACTATTTTGTCTCCTCAGGAGCTGCAAAAAGTTCTTTGCTTGGTGGAAATGTCTGAAAAGCCTTATATTCTTGAAGCAGCTTTAATTGCTCTGGGTAACAATGCAGCATATGCATTTAACAGAGATGTTATTCGTGATCTGGGAGGTCTCCCAATTgttgcaaaaatcctcaatacACGGGATCCGATAGTTAAGGAAAAGGCTCTAATTGTCCTGAATAACTTAAGTGTGAATGCTGAAAACCAGCGTAGGCTTAAAATATACATGAATCAAGTGTGTGATGACACGGTTACTTCTCGTTTGAACTCATCTGTGCAGTTGGCTGGACTGAGATTGCTGACAAATATGACTGTTACAAATGAATATCAGCACATGCTGGCTAATTCTATTTCAGACTTTTTTCGTTTATTTTCCACAGGTAATGAAGAAACCAAATTTCAGGTTTTAAAACTCCTTTTGAATTTGTCTGAAAATCCAGCTATGCTTAGAGAACTACTTAGAGCCCAAGTGCCATCTTCATTGGGTTCCCTTTTTAATAAGAAGGATAACAAAGAGGTTATTCTTAAACTACTGGTCGTATTTGACAACATAATCGATCATTTTAAATGGGAAGAAAATGAACTTACTCTGAATCAGTTCAGCGAAGgctcactttttctctttttaaaagaatttcaagTGTGTGCTGATAAGATTCTGGGGACAGAAAGTCACCATGATTTTTTGGTGAAAGTAAAAATTGGAAAATTCATGACTAAAGTGGCTAAGGAAATGATCTcaaagatccaggaataa